The segment ACAAATAAAAGATTGCTGTCAGTAATCTTGACACTTTCCAGATCCCACGGCACCAGCTTGGCAAAAGATTGGCGCCAATCATAGTCCTCGCCGAACTGCTGATTTCCCTTCAACACACTGTCGATAAGATTGATCTTTGCACGAGACACCTCCAACGAGCCCATGATTTTCTTTTGCTGCAACAGAAGGTGCGACAAGAGAGACACTTCCATCTTATCCACCGATAGCAAAGGATCATAATCAGCGCGATCTTTTTTCCAGACTCGGAGGCCTTCAATATGAAAGGACCCTTTATAAAGAGAGAGACCAAAGCCCTCAATGTTTCCTGTATAACTTTTCATGTCCTGTTCAAGGTGCTTGTTGATGGAATAACGAATTCCCAACGGCAAAAGCAGTCTGAAGAGAATAATAAGCGCGCCTGCAAGAATAATAATTTTGTAGCGAAGCTTCATCACATTTAGGTTTTGCTGAGCGCACATTTTTTTCAACCGAGAGTTCGCTGGCACACAACAAGAATCGTTGATTCTAGACCGTCTCAAAATGAAATTCCTATCTCCGCGAGGTCTTTTTTTGTCACTTCACGAAGAGATCGACAATGTTACTTGGCTGAAATGAAACTGTAGGCCGTTCTGAGTGGCACTGTCAGTGAATTACTTCTAAGCCAAGAGGTCCCTATGAAGTACTTAGCGTCACTGATTTTCTTTGCTTCAATTCATTTTATTGCCCACAGCGCGCTTGCTGCGAAGACTCTCAGCGAAGCGAGCAATTGCGTGGAATGCTCATTTGCACCAGCGACTTTAAGTAAGGATGCCCTCAACGCCCGATCCATTCGAAATGCTGTCTCCAATGGCACAGAACCACAAAGTGTTGCCGACATCGGCGAACGCATGAACTGGGCCGCCACTTGTAGTAAATTTGCCAAAGGAAATTCTTATGGCCCGTGGGGTTTGGCCGTTATTAGCGAACTTGAGACAAATAAATACGACGAGTTGATTCGCGGATCCTCTGACTTGTATCGAATTTGCCCTGGCTACCAACAAATGGACCGCGACGGAAAAAATGGAATGTGGGTTGCGATTATCGCGGCCATGGCCAATCACGAAAGCTCTTGCCGCGAAAATCCTCCTCTTCACGGAGGACCCAATGGAACTTTGGTGGGCCTTATGCAACTTCATAAGGGTCGCGAAAATGCCTATTCGCCAGATGGCTGCAAACGCGGCGATGGCTCCACAGCCAAGGGCAGCATTCGTTGCTCTCTATCAATGATCAACGACCAGCTAGGCCGCGGCCTGCCTCTTTTTGCAAAATCTGGAGAGACTTACTGGGAAGTTTTGCAGAGAACTTCAAGAAAGAAGATCTACGCCGAAATACAAGAAGCCATCCAAGACTACGCTCTTTGCCGTTAACACGCGTGACTCTTAAAATATCGGGTGCTAGGTTTCCTATATGGCTCTAAAGAAAGTTCTCGCAGAATTGGGATCCTGTAAATTGCTGGCAGTTTCGAAGCTGCAGCCTGCACATAAAGTTCATTCACTTTATGAAGATGGTCAGCGCTCATTTGGCGAAAACTATGTGCAGGAAGCTATAGAAAAAATCGAGCAGTTAAATTCACTTCCCGATATTGAATGGCACCTCATTGGCCACCTCCAAAAGAATAAGGCCAAACAGGTTGTTGGAAAGTTTCATCTCATTCATTCCGTGGAAAGCTTGGCACTTGCCCAGGCCTTAAGCCGTCAATGCGAAGCCAAAAAAATTGAGCAGAATATCTTGATTCAGGTGAATCTGGCCCAAGAGGAAACCAAAAGTGGCTTCGACAAAGAAACAGTCGTTAAGCAATGGGCTGAACTCACCCAACTGCCCCATTTGAAAATTTATGGCCTGATGACCATGCCGCCACTAACCGAAACAGGTGAGGAAGTACGTCCTTATTTTAGGGAACTCCGCGAGCTTCGAGAAGAGCTTAAAAAACAAACAAACACCCAAGTTCACCCGATGACTGAGCTGTCAATGGGCACGAGCCATGATTATTTGGTGGCTATTCAAGAGGGAGCAACCATTGTGCGTCTTGGGACTATTTTGTTTGGCGAACGCCCTGCCAAAAGGTAGACTTTAAGAATAGACCGCTTCTGCGGTTTGCCAAAGTTAGACTTTCCTACTCCGACAATTGTCGGTGTGCAGAACCCTACTCCGACAACGTCGGAGTGCAGACAAGAGGAGCACCTACTCCATGAATCCACTGTTAAAATCTCAAAAAATCGGTTTCTTGGGCGCGGGTAACATGGCACAAGCCATGATCAAAGGCCTCATCGAAGGCGGCATTCCGGCAAAACACATATGCGCCACCAACAGATCTGAAGGAAAGTTGATCAAACTTAAAGAGCAGTATCAAATCACCACCTTCGCCAACAACGAAGAACTGATCGACTACTGCGACATCATTATCTTGGCGGTCAAACCTCAAGATCTTCTGACAGCACTTGAACCAGTCGGCCGCGCTTTCGATGAACACAAAATCGTCATCAGCGTCGCTGCCGGTGTGCGCATGGAAAAACTCGAAAGAGTTCTCAATGGCGCAAGACTTTGCAGAGTTATGCCCAACACTCCCTCACTGATTGGCCGCGGTGTTATTGGTTATCTTCTCAATGATGATGAAGATGCAGCCCTCGAGAGTACTGTGGAAGATTTGTTCCAACCCTTGGGTCGCGTGATCAAAGTGGCGGATGAGGATCAATTTGAAGCCTTGATGATCTCTTGCTCAAGTGGAACCGGATTTGTTTTTGAAATGATGATGTACTGGCAAGATTGGATTGAGGAACATGGCTTTTCCGTGGAAGAAGCCCGCCTTATGACAATTGAAACATTTGTCGGTGCTTCTTTGTTGGCCGCACAGGCCCGCGAAGGGGTTGAGGACCTGCAAGCTCGTGTTACGTCCAAAAAGGGAGTGACCGCAGCTGGACTTCAGTCCATGAGAGAACTCGAAATCGAACGAGCTTTGCGCATCAGCTTTGAAAAAGCAGCGATGAGAAACAAAGAAATGGCCAGAGAAATCAAATAGT is part of the Bdellovibrio svalbardensis genome and harbors:
- a CDS encoding YggS family pyridoxal phosphate-dependent enzyme, translating into MALKKVLAELGSCKLLAVSKLQPAHKVHSLYEDGQRSFGENYVQEAIEKIEQLNSLPDIEWHLIGHLQKNKAKQVVGKFHLIHSVESLALAQALSRQCEAKKIEQNILIQVNLAQEETKSGFDKETVVKQWAELTQLPHLKIYGLMTMPPLTETGEEVRPYFRELRELREELKKQTNTQVHPMTELSMGTSHDYLVAIQEGATIVRLGTILFGERPAKR
- a CDS encoding pyrroline-5-carboxylate reductase family protein; the encoded protein is MNPLLKSQKIGFLGAGNMAQAMIKGLIEGGIPAKHICATNRSEGKLIKLKEQYQITTFANNEELIDYCDIIILAVKPQDLLTALEPVGRAFDEHKIVISVAAGVRMEKLERVLNGARLCRVMPNTPSLIGRGVIGYLLNDDEDAALESTVEDLFQPLGRVIKVADEDQFEALMISCSSGTGFVFEMMMYWQDWIEEHGFSVEEARLMTIETFVGASLLAAQAREGVEDLQARVTSKKGVTAAGLQSMRELEIERALRISFEKAAMRNKEMAREIK